Proteins from a genomic interval of Euleptes europaea isolate rEulEur1 chromosome 16, rEulEur1.hap1, whole genome shotgun sequence:
- the GPR180 gene encoding integral membrane protein GPR180, translated as MNMNSTEQNLTVSQIPYPDTWYVFYVDKFTCAENYEYSDSEDVQLEIVILNPDAEGNPLDHFSAGESGLHEFFFLLVLAYFVAACIYAQSLWQTINKKGPMHTVLKVLSTVLLLQAASAFANYLHFSRYAKNGVGAPFMGSLAELCDIISQMQMLYLLLSLCMGWTIGRMKKSQSKPLQWDSTPTSTAIAAVVVAAQCFLLIWEQFEDTNHHSYHSHQSVAGGLLIGLRICLALSLGCGLYQIIRTERSTLKREFYITFTKGCVLWFLCHPCLVSISLMFRDYQREKIITIGVILCQLFSMVLLYRLFVSHSLYWEVSSLSSVTLPLTVASGHKSRHHF; from the exons A TGAACATGAACAGCACAGAACAAAATCTGACGGTGTCCCAGATTCCCTATCCAGACACGTGGTACGTGTTTTATGTCGACAAGTTTACCTGTGCGGAGAATTATGAGTACTCTGATTCGGAGGATGTTCAGCTTGAAATAGTAATACTAAACCCAGATGCAGAAGGGAATCCGTTAGATCACTTTAGTGCAGGGGAATCCG GCCTGCACGAGTTCTTCTTCCTGCTGGTCCTGGCATACTTTGTCGCCGCATGCATCTATGCGCAGTCGCTGTGGCAAACGATAAACAAAAAGGGCCCGATGCATACGGTGCTGAAGGTCCTCTCCACCGTGTTGCTGTTGCAGGCTGCATCAGCTTTTGCCAACTACTTGCATTTTTCGCG ttATGCTAAAAATGGAGTCGGAGCACCTTTCATGGGAAGCCTAGCAGAGC tgtGCGACATAATCTCTCAGATGCAGATGTTGTACCTGCTCCTGAGTTTGTGCATGGGATGGACCATCGGCAGAATGAAGAAATCTCAGAGCAAGCCTCTCCAGTGGGATTCCACTCCGACGTCCACCGCCATCGCTGCAGTAGTGGTTGCTGCCCAG TGTTTTTTGTTAATCTGGGAGCAGTTTGAAGACACTAATCACCATAGCTATCACTCACACCAGAGCGTAGCAGGCGGACTTCTCATTGGCTTGAGAATTTGCCTGGCTTTGTCACTAGGCTGCGGACTTTACCAGATCATCCGAACGGAGAGAAGCACGCTTAAAAGGGAGTTCTATATCACCTTTACAAAG GGCTGTGTTCTGTGGTTCTTGTGCCATCCATGTCTGGTATCCATATCTCTAATGTTTAGAGACTACCAGAGAGAGAAG ATTATTACCATTGGCGTTATCCTCTGCCAGTTGTTCTCCATGGTCCTCCTGTACCGGCTTTTTGTTTCCCACAGTCTGTATTGGGAAGTGTCCTCGCTCTCATCAGTGACCTTGCCACTCACCGTAGCATCTGGACATAAAAGTCGGCACCACTTCTGA